TCCAAAATTTTCCTAACAATCTCAATTCCCTCATAAGCATTCTCTTATTTATagtcaaaagaagaaaaaaaaactcaTCCAACCCTAATCTTTGTTTCCTTTAAACTCCACATTAACCTccattttctttctctctttgtctCCCGCAACCAAAAAAGAGAGAGGGGGTTCATGATATTGGTCTCCCTGTCATGATCTCCCTTCTCAATAATtaattatacattttatataaatataatatttggtTTTTTGGGTTCTTTATATATTTTGGAGATGGCGAAGCGATCATTTAAGCAATTCGTAGAACAACAGCTGGGTGCAGTCCCCAATTTCTTCATTTACGCATTGTTAGAATGGATTATGATCTTCATGTTGTTCATCGACGGCTTCATCGCATTATTCGCCAATGAATTCGCCAAGTTCTTTGAGTTGCCGATCCCTTGCTTGCTTTGTACCAGGCTTGACCGTCTCCTAGCTGGCCGATCAACCGATTTCTATTACAACGATTCTATTTGCGACAACCATAAGAAGAACGTGTCGTGTCTTGCTTTTTGTCATGCTCATAAGAAGCTCTCCGACATACGGAGCTTGTGCGAGAGTTGTCTCTTGTCTTTTGCAACCGAGAGAGAAACCGATTGTGATACGTACAAATCCTTGTTGGGGATCTTGCATAAGGATATTGATCAGTTGTTGGTTGATGAAGATAATGAAGTTCAATTGTCTTTGCCTGGTGGTGCTAAAAAGGATGAAGAAGTGGTTTTTGAGAAGAGTAATGATCATCGGTGTACTTGTTGTGGGCAACCATTGAAGGTGAAATCTATAGGTTCTAATGGCTCTAAAGGAAAGAATTCTTCCATGTCTTCGTTAGCACCTTCGCCATCTCCTCGGGCTCCGGCTATTAAATATACGGAGCTCAAGCTTAAACCGGATGAACCAGAGGTCCAGGAGGATAATGATCGCTCAAAGGGACTTGAAAAGCCACGTAAGTTTAAACTTTTTAAACGATGCATGCattaggtttgtttctattagGTTAATTGCATCAAACTTTTCCTATTATAACAATTATAAattgttattaattattaaaCTTCAGTAAGCttttttatattacattttaaCTTTGGGTCTAACAATTagcatatttaaaatatattaaacatgAATATATTTACTACAAGAACTATTTGTATTTGAGTGTTAatatatcacatatatatatatatatataagttgatcatatactaaatatattgaaattttgatatatgtgttttaGGTGTATtcaatattgaattttaattaatatttaatgttGATGATTCTAATGTAAACTAttattataaaagaaaaacatcaattaaataggaaaaataataaattgaggtttACTTAAACCCTTTTTTGTTTATTGCTGCAGCAGTATTGGTGTTcactaaattaatatttaatcgataatatttaaattaatggtTAGATTAATAAAATAAGATCCAATTCATATAATTAACCCTTTTATACAATATTTTCGGAAGATATTAATATAATACAGTTTGGgtcaatttatataatatataaaccaTTTTGAAAATATTGGTTTTATATGTTGGTGATGAATGTTTAACAGTGAAGGATGATGGCAAGGGTGGTACACTGCCATCGATGCCAGaaggtgatgaagaagataagACCCCCAACTTTATGAAAGGAAACAGGTTCTTCGGGATCCCCTTATCGGACTCGGCATCAAACAGTCCTCGGTGGACCCGAACTCCGAGGAAAGTACTGCTTCAAAAAACCGAGTTCGCGTCAGAGATCGGCGAAGGCCAAGTCCCCAGCAGTCCTCGCATGGATCGTAAATCACTAATGGCATTGTACATGGAGCTTGACGAAGAACGAAGTGCATCCGCCGTAGCGGCTTACAACGCGATGGCGATGATCACCAGGTTACAAACCGAGAAAGCCGCCGTCCAAATGGAAGCCTTACAGTACCAAAGAATGATGGAAGAACAAGCCGAATACGATCAAGAAGCACTTGAAGAGATGATCAATTTAGTAGCCAAAAGAGAAGATGAACTCAATGAGTTAGAAGCCGAACTCGAAGCTTACAGAAAGAAATACGGACGCTTACAAGAAGGCGATTTCGAAAAGCAAGGAGAAGTGAACGTTGAAGGAGATCAAGTGTTGAAAACGTCGTCGCTTTCATCCTCCAATGGTAAACCGGAATCTACCGTCCCTGCTGGGGATAAACCGGAGACTCAAAATCAATCCGTATCGAATCCCATCAACCAGGACAAGATCGGTGCGGAAGCCATGAACAAACCCAAGAAAGTTTCCGATTCGAATCCGAGTCCGACGCCAGAGAAGACCGGAGGCGAAACCGTTGACTTACCCAAGAAAGCAATGCGTCAAATGGACCGGTTGAAAATACTAGAAAAGAAAATGCATATTTCATCAATGGGAAGGTTTCAAAGGAATACGAGTGAGATTAATGATGACGACATGGATGAAGAGCAGGAGCGTAGTTAGATGTTGGGCTTTGATGGCCTTTTGTTTCTGGTTTTTTGTAATATGGAAGAGCCTTTTTCTGAGCTCCATTGCTTGTAACCTTTGTATtgttgagattttcttatttctattATTAAGATCGAGTAAAGATAGTAGTATTTTTGTATGTTTTTAATTAAACTCATATCACATGGAcgttatttaaatatattatttatcatGGTTTAGatcttaattattaatttattttattgcatTA
This is a stretch of genomic DNA from Gossypium arboreum isolate Shixiya-1 chromosome 11, ASM2569848v2, whole genome shotgun sequence. It encodes these proteins:
- the LOC108462166 gene encoding probable myosin-binding protein 5; protein product: MAKRSFKQFVEQQLGAVPNFFIYALLEWIMIFMLFIDGFIALFANEFAKFFELPIPCLLCTRLDRLLAGRSTDFYYNDSICDNHKKNVSCLAFCHAHKKLSDIRSLCESCLLSFATERETDCDTYKSLLGILHKDIDQLLVDEDNEVQLSLPGGAKKDEEVVFEKSNDHRCTCCGQPLKVKSIGSNGSKGKNSSMSSLAPSPSPRAPAIKYTELKLKPDEPEVQEDNDRSKGLEKPLKDDGKGGTLPSMPEGDEEDKTPNFMKGNRFFGIPLSDSASNSPRWTRTPRKVLLQKTEFASEIGEGQVPSSPRMDRKSLMALYMELDEERSASAVAAYNAMAMITRLQTEKAAVQMEALQYQRMMEEQAEYDQEALEEMINLVAKREDELNELEAELEAYRKKYGRLQEGDFEKQGEVNVEGDQVLKTSSLSSSNGKPESTVPAGDKPETQNQSVSNPINQDKIGAEAMNKPKKVSDSNPSPTPEKTGGETVDLPKKAMRQMDRLKILEKKMHISSMGRFQRNTSEINDDDMDEEQERS